In Pseudokineococcus lusitanus, the DNA window AGCACCCCGACGCTGCCCGGCCCGGCGACGACGTGCTCCTGCGGCACGCCGTCGTGCGCACCGATGGCCGCCGTCAGCCCGGTGGCGAGCATGTCCGGGTAGCGGTTGGCGTCCGCGGCGGCCCGGGCGACGACGTCGAGCACCGACGGCAGGGGCGGGTACGGGTTCTCGTTGCTCGCCAGCTTGTAGGGCGTGACGCCGTCGGCGGCCTGCGGCGGTCGGCCCGGGACGTACGACGGCACGTCGTCGAGGACGGCACGCAGGCGCGGGACGCCGCTCGCGGCGGCGGGGACGGTCGCGGGGTCGGCCATGGCGCGCAGGCTAGGCCCGCCGCGGCGCCCCGCAGGCTCGGCCTCCTCTCCCGCGCCCCCGCCCTTGCCGACGTCGCTGCCGACGGTGGCGAGACGGACCCCTACCGCTCGACGTCGGCAGCGAAGTCGCGGAAAGAGGGGGCCCAGACTCGACTTCGGCAGCGACGTCGGAGACGGAGGGGGCCCGGCTGCCCTCGCAGCGACGTCGGACGGGACGGCGTCAGCGGGCGAGGCGCTGCTGCGCCGCCCAGGCGCCGGCGACCATGTCGTCGAGGCTGTGGCGCATGGCCCAGTCGAGGTCGCGGGCGGCCAGGTCGCCGCGGGCGACGATGCGGGCCGGGTCGCCCGGGCGGCGGTCGGCCTCCTCGGGCGTGAAGTCGACGCCCGTGACGCGGGCGACGGCCCCCATGATCTCGCGCACGGAAACGCCGTCGCCGCTGCCGAGGTTGTAGACGGGATCGACGGGGTCGCCCGCGGCGAGGCGGCGGGCGGCCGCGACGTGGCTGCGGGCCAGGTCGGCGACGTGGACGTAGTCGCGCACGCACGTGCCGTCCGGCGTCGGGTAGTCCGTGCCGTTGATCCGCGGCGTGCGGCCCTCGGCCAGCGCGGCGAGGACGAGCGGGAAGAGGTTGTGCGGGCTCGCGTCGTAGAGCTCGGGGCGGCCGGAGCCCACGACGTTGAAGTAGCGCAGCGACGTCCCGCGCAGGCCGCCGGCGCGGGCGGCGTCGCGCAGCAGCCACTCCCCGACGAGCTTGCTCTCCCCGTAGGGCGACTCCGGGCCGGTCGGCGTCTGCTCGGTGACGACGTCGGTCGGCGGGGTGCCGTACACCGCGGCGGAGGAGGAGAACACGAGCCGCTCGACCCCGGCGGCCTCCATCTCGCGCAGCAGCGTCACCGTCGCGGTGACGTTCTGCGTGTACGTGTGCAGGGGTCGCTGGACCGAGACGCCGGCGTACTTGAACCCCGCGAGGTGGACGACGCCCGTGACGCCGTGCTCGCGCAGCGCCGCGCCGACGGCGGCGCCGTCGAGGAGGTCCGCGCGGACGAACGGGACGTCGTCGGGCACGAAGGCCTCGACGCCCGTCGACAGGTCGTCGAGGACGACGCACGGCAGGTCGGCCGCGCGGAACGCGTCCACCACGTGCGCCCCGATGTACCCGGCCCCTCCGGTCACCAACCAGCTCACGCGCGTCCCTCCGTCCGCCGCCGGCTCCCCGGCAGCTGCTCGACCTGTCCGCGCATCCTGCCAGCGGGGCCGCCGCCGACGTCCCGGCGCAGGGCGGGGCGGACGTCGTCACGGCCGCCCCGGCACCCGCTCGGCGGCGTACACCTGGACGGTCGACGTCCGCCCCTCGGCCGCGAGGTAGGGGGCCACCCGCTCGCGCCAGGCGACGAGCGACGGGTCGTCCGAGGCGTCCGCCAGGTCGGCCGTCCGCCGGTAGAGGTCGAGGTCGTGGGCGGCCATGCCGTCGCGGAGGTCGCCGCCGCCCGCCAGCACCTCGGCGGCCGGGACGTCGCGCAGGACGGTCGTCCGCCCCGGCCCCGTCGGGTTGTCGGCGCCGTCGAGCGACCGGATCCAGTCCGCCTCGTGCTCGACCTGGAGCACGGCGACCGACGGCGGGAGGTCGAAGCCGCCGACGGGCGACCCGGCGGTGAGGACGGCGTCGACGGCGAAGCGCTCGCGCACCGCCGGGTCCGCGGCGAGCTGGGCCGCGACGATGCCGCCCTGGCTGTAGCCGACGAGGAGCACCGGCTCGTCGGGCGGCACCCCGGCCGCCTCGAGGGCGGCGACCGCCGCGCGGGACGCCGCGTGCGGCACCTGCCCGACCGCGCGCAGGTCGGTGCCGAGGTCCGCCGGGTTGGTCGTCGACGACGACCACGGCGCGGCGGTCGTCTGCGTCGGCGGCAGCACGAGCACCCACCGGCGGGCCCCGTCCGCGTCGACGACCCGCTCCACGGCGAGCGGTGCGGCGCTCCGGCCGCGTCCGCCGGGGCTCAGCGATCCCCCGCCCGCCATCGGCGCGGCCCGGCCGAGGAGGTCGGCCGTCCCGCGCGCGGGCGCGACCGCCGCGGGCGGGCCGTGCGGGCGCAGCGCCACCGCCGTCGGCCGCAGCGCTCCGTCCTGCGTGGCGACGACGGACACGCCGGCCGAGAGGTCGGCGACGGTGCGGGGCGGCCACACGAGGCGGTCGCCGCCGGGGAGCCCTCCCGCCGCGGCGCCAGCACGGCTGCCGGCGTCGAGGAGACGGCCCAGCGGCAGCCCGGCCGTGCCGGCGGCCACCGCCGCGGGCGCGGCGCCGACGACGTGCTGGAGGAGGACCGGGTGGTCCGCCGCGGCCCGCGACAGCCCGTCGCCGAGCACGCCGAGCGGGGCGCCCACCTCAGCGGCGAGGGAGCCGCCGACGGCCGCCGCGTCCGCCGCGGCCAGCCCGCGCACCGTCGTCGGGAGCCCCGTGGCCGCCGACGCGAGGGCGGCGCGCTCGCCGGCGTCGAGACGGCCGTCCGCGAGCGCGACGACCGCCGCGTCCCCGACGGCCGCCGCGGCCGGCAGCGCCCGCACCGCCAGCCAGACCAGCCCGCCGGCCGCCGTGGCGGCGGCGAGGACGACGAGGCCCTCGTCGGCCACCGCCGCGAGGCCCGCCCCGGCCGCCCGCCCCACCGCCGAGCCGACGGCCCCGCGCGCCGCGCCGACCGCCCGCACCACGGCGCCCTCCGCCTCGGCGTAGGCCGCGCCCGCCGCCGCCAGCCGTGCCGCCAGCAGCGCGCACGCCGCCGTCGTCGGCGCGGCACCGCCCGTGGCCCCGGCCAGCGCGGCGGCCACCCGGGCGGCGCCGACCGGGTCGAGGGCACCGCCGTCCGCAGCGCCCCGGCCCACGAGGCCGGCGGCGTCGACCACGGCGGCGACGAGGCCGTCGGCCGTGCGCCGCAGCAGCTCCGAGGCCTCGAGCAGCTCGACCCCCTCGACGACGAGGCCGCCCGCGCCCCCGCGCACGGCGAGCCCGCCCGCCGCGGGGCGCCCCGGCCCGAGCAGCTCGGCGAGGAGGTCGGACGGCGGGCCCGACGTCACCACGGGCCCCGCAGCCC includes these proteins:
- the galE gene encoding UDP-glucose 4-epimerase GalE, with translation MSWLVTGGAGYIGAHVVDAFRAADLPCVVLDDLSTGVEAFVPDDVPFVRADLLDGAAVGAALREHGVTGVVHLAGFKYAGVSVQRPLHTYTQNVTATVTLLREMEAAGVERLVFSSSAAVYGTPPTDVVTEQTPTGPESPYGESKLVGEWLLRDAARAGGLRGTSLRYFNVVGSGRPELYDASPHNLFPLVLAALAEGRTPRINGTDYPTPDGTCVRDYVHVADLARSHVAAARRLAAGDPVDPVYNLGSGDGVSVREIMGAVARVTGVDFTPEEADRRPGDPARIVARGDLAARDLDWAMRHSLDDMVAGAWAAQQRLAR